In one window of Cytophagaceae bacterium ABcell3 DNA:
- the carB gene encoding carbamoyl-phosphate synthase large subunit, with amino-acid sequence MPKNESIKSVLIIGSGPIVIGQACEFDYSGSQAARSLREEGIEVSLINSNPATIMTDEVTADHIYLLPLEPKSIVKILEERNIDAVLPSMGGQTALNLAIKCEEAGIWEKYNVKLIGVDIAAIEVTEDRELFREKMEEIGVPVAPSKTASSYLQGKEAVQEIGFPVVIRPSYTLGGFGGAVVDEPEKFEAALHDGLQASPIHEVMIDKAVIGWKEYELELLRDKSDNVVIVCSIENFDPMGIHTGDSITVAPAMTLSESTFQKMRDMAIKMIRSIGNFSGGCNVQFSVSNDENEDIIAIEINPRVSRSSALASKATGYPIAKIASKLAIGYTLDELANPITGNTSAMFEPTLDYVIVKIPRWNFNKFKGANRRLGFQMKSVGEAMGIGRSFQEALQKACQSLEIGRNGLGADGKELTDQQAILHSLANPSWNRLFHVYDAFKLGISFSTIHKNTWIDPWFLNQIQELVSLEREIEKYSLDTIPKDLLMQAKQKGYADRQLGHLMRCLESEVYEKRNELGIKRVYKTVDTCSAEFQALTPYYYSTFEEENESIVSDKKKVIVLGSGPNRIGQGIEFDYSCVHGVLAAKESGYETIMINCNPETVSTDFATADKLYFEPVFWEHIYDIILHEKPEGVIVQLGGQTALKLAEKLHKYKIPIIGTGFEPLNLAEDRGLFSALLRDLNIPYPKFGSVTTAEQAVEMSKELGFPLLVRPSYVLGGQSMKIVINEKELEEHVVDILNNMPQNKILIDQFLEGALEAEADAICDGEDVYVIGVMEHIEPAGIHSGDSHAVLPPFDLSDAVIQKIEDITKKLAVALNTVGLINIQFAIKDDEVYVIEANPRASRTVPFIAKAYNEPYVNYATKVMLGVKKVKDFTFNPTKKGYAIKEPVFSFHKFPEINKELGPEMKSTGEAIHFIDSLKDEFFLKVYSERNFYLSM; translated from the coding sequence ATGCCAAAAAATGAATCTATAAAATCCGTTCTAATCATAGGTAGTGGCCCTATAGTTATTGGCCAAGCATGTGAATTTGACTATTCGGGCTCTCAGGCCGCCCGGTCTTTAAGGGAAGAAGGCATTGAGGTTTCTCTTATAAACTCGAACCCGGCTACCATTATGACAGATGAGGTAACGGCTGACCATATTTACCTGTTACCTTTAGAGCCGAAGTCAATTGTAAAAATTCTTGAAGAAAGAAATATAGATGCTGTCTTACCTTCTATGGGTGGACAGACTGCCCTTAACTTAGCTATTAAATGTGAGGAAGCTGGAATTTGGGAAAAGTATAATGTTAAGCTTATAGGTGTAGATATTGCTGCCATTGAAGTTACTGAAGACCGCGAGCTCTTTAGAGAAAAAATGGAAGAAATTGGGGTTCCTGTAGCTCCATCTAAGACAGCTTCTTCTTATTTACAAGGTAAGGAAGCCGTACAGGAAATCGGATTTCCGGTAGTAATCAGACCTTCCTACACGCTGGGAGGTTTTGGAGGTGCCGTAGTGGATGAGCCAGAAAAGTTTGAAGCGGCTTTACATGATGGTCTTCAAGCTTCTCCTATTCACGAAGTCATGATCGACAAAGCGGTTATTGGCTGGAAAGAATATGAATTAGAATTGCTAAGAGATAAGAGTGACAATGTCGTCATTGTTTGCTCTATAGAAAACTTTGATCCTATGGGGATCCATACGGGGGATTCTATAACAGTAGCCCCTGCCATGACACTTTCGGAAAGCACTTTCCAGAAAATGCGTGACATGGCTATCAAAATGATTCGCTCTATAGGTAACTTTTCAGGTGGGTGTAATGTCCAGTTTTCTGTCAGCAATGATGAAAATGAGGATATCATTGCCATAGAAATAAACCCTAGGGTTTCCAGGTCATCTGCCTTGGCTAGTAAAGCAACGGGCTATCCAATTGCTAAAATTGCTTCAAAATTAGCGATAGGTTATACCTTAGATGAGCTTGCCAACCCTATTACTGGCAATACTTCTGCCATGTTTGAGCCTACACTTGATTATGTAATCGTTAAAATACCAAGATGGAACTTTAACAAGTTTAAAGGTGCTAATCGTAGGTTAGGTTTCCAGATGAAGTCTGTTGGAGAAGCCATGGGTATCGGTCGTTCTTTCCAAGAGGCACTTCAGAAAGCTTGTCAATCACTGGAAATTGGTAGAAATGGTCTTGGAGCTGATGGTAAAGAGCTTACTGATCAGCAGGCGATCCTGCATAGTCTTGCTAATCCAAGTTGGAACAGGCTTTTCCATGTATATGATGCATTTAAGTTAGGTATATCTTTCAGTACTATTCACAAAAACACCTGGATTGATCCTTGGTTCTTAAACCAGATTCAGGAACTTGTTAGCCTTGAAAGGGAAATTGAGAAGTATTCCTTAGATACTATTCCTAAAGACTTGTTGATGCAGGCCAAACAAAAAGGGTATGCAGACAGGCAGTTGGGACATCTTATGAGATGTCTTGAAAGTGAAGTATATGAGAAGAGAAATGAATTAGGCATTAAACGGGTTTATAAAACTGTAGATACTTGCTCTGCTGAATTCCAAGCACTTACTCCGTATTACTATTCCACTTTTGAAGAAGAAAACGAATCTATCGTTTCTGATAAAAAGAAAGTGATTGTGTTGGGCTCTGGTCCTAACCGTATTGGACAGGGTATTGAGTTTGACTACTCATGTGTACACGGAGTTTTGGCCGCAAAGGAATCTGGTTATGAGACAATCATGATCAACTGTAACCCTGAGACTGTGTCTACAGACTTTGCCACTGCTGATAAACTTTATTTTGAGCCGGTTTTCTGGGAGCATATTTATGACATAATCCTGCATGAAAAACCAGAAGGTGTTATTGTTCAGTTAGGAGGCCAAACGGCACTTAAGCTGGCAGAAAAACTTCATAAATACAAAATACCTATTATAGGAACCGGTTTTGAACCGCTGAACCTTGCGGAAGACAGAGGTTTGTTTTCTGCTTTGCTGAGAGATCTTAATATTCCTTATCCTAAGTTTGGATCTGTTACCACAGCGGAGCAGGCCGTGGAAATGAGTAAGGAGCTTGGGTTTCCTTTACTGGTAAGGCCTTCTTATGTATTGGGTGGGCAGAGTATGAAAATTGTTATCAATGAAAAGGAGCTTGAGGAACATGTGGTGGATATCTTGAACAACATGCCTCAAAACAAAATCCTTATTGACCAATTCCTTGAAGGGGCACTTGAAGCTGAAGCTGATGCAATTTGCGACGGTGAGGATGTATATGTCATAGGGGTGATGGAGCATATTGAACCTGCGGGAATCCACTCTGGAGACTCTCATGCAGTATTGCCGCCTTTTGATTTAAGTGATGCAGTTATTCAAAAAATAGAGGATATTACAAAGAAACTTGCTGTAGCACTCAACACTGTAGGTCTTATTAATATCCAGTTTGCTATAAAAGATGATGAAGTTTATGTTATTGAAGCGAACCCTAGGGCTTCCAGAACCGTTCCTTTTATAGCTAAAGCATATAATGAGCCTTATGTTAACTATGCCACCAAGGTGATGCTAGGGGTCAAAAAGGTTAAAGATTTCACCTTTAACCCGACTAAAAAAGGGTATGCTATAAAAGAGCCAGTGTTTTCATTCCACAAATTCCCTGAAATAAACAAGGAATTAGGGCCAGAAATGAAGTCTACAGGTGAAGCTATTCACTTCATTGACAGTCTTAAGGATGAGTTTTTCCTTAAGGTATATAGTGAGCGAAATTTTTATTTAAGCATGTAA
- a CDS encoding VWA domain-containing protein gives MEKLQIVTEYSLWFASLCLLAGFGYAYLLYPKKAPWGSGVNKILFTLRFVLVSVLCLLLLGPLAKMIKNHPEKPTVVFAIDDSESIIDGTDSTILQNFKENLVELEQALGTKDIETKFYFLSGSKNNLSENSFTAQATDLTKLLRNIQSDYENRNLSAVVLASDGIINQGMSPTHSSWRFPIHAIGLGDTNARKDLNLKALFYNKVAYAGNKFPIVAELHNTGFKGKDANVTLKQNGKVLGQKKVTFDKETGVQEVKFYTSSETHGIQHYVVETDVLDGEFTAKNNVSHAYIDIIEGREKILILAAAPHPDIKAIRSALETKANYQVEVHIPGLKKFKDEKYDLVIYHQLPDKRNTAADLINKLQGKTSSLFIIGSQTNLQKFNQLNKVLTVHSNSWQRDQVLAVFNKAFDRFSFNNNEPEVFAKYPPLAVPYANYSTKNNPDVLFHQKIGNLKTQKPLILVDKGEGDHKFGVIAGEGIWQWRMTEFTETGNFKAFDHMLASLTKYLSSKEDKRRFRFYPLSDQFLTTDRILFETEIYNSIYEKVYGKKIDISITNEEEITNTYSFVNSEANSVFEVKGLGEGIYKYTATLNDGDKKEKVHGEFLIEKVSLEALDMTANHAMLRNLASQTSGTFALPSDLSSVKETLLGKQTKSIIHSTEELSEIINQWWLLLVLLLIISVEWGTRKFKGGY, from the coding sequence ATGGAGAAATTACAAATAGTCACAGAATATTCCCTTTGGTTTGCCTCGCTCTGCCTTTTGGCAGGCTTTGGATATGCTTATCTCCTATACCCAAAAAAAGCACCTTGGGGTTCTGGCGTTAATAAGATCCTTTTTACACTACGTTTTGTTCTAGTTAGTGTACTTTGCCTGCTGCTGCTAGGCCCTCTGGCAAAAATGATCAAAAACCACCCTGAAAAACCTACTGTGGTATTTGCCATTGATGATTCCGAATCTATTATAGATGGGACAGACTCTACCATTTTACAAAATTTCAAAGAAAATCTTGTTGAGCTGGAACAAGCCCTTGGCACAAAAGACATTGAGACTAAATTTTATTTTTTAAGCGGCAGCAAAAACAACTTATCAGAAAATAGTTTTACAGCCCAAGCGACCGACCTTACCAAGCTTCTCAGAAATATTCAATCTGATTACGAAAACAGGAATTTAAGTGCAGTAGTACTTGCTTCAGACGGTATTATTAACCAAGGCATGTCCCCTACCCACAGCTCTTGGCGGTTCCCAATCCACGCCATTGGGCTGGGCGACACCAATGCACGAAAAGATTTAAACCTAAAAGCACTGTTCTATAACAAAGTAGCTTACGCAGGGAACAAATTCCCAATAGTAGCCGAACTACACAATACAGGCTTCAAAGGAAAAGATGCCAACGTTACCCTAAAGCAGAACGGCAAAGTGTTGGGACAAAAAAAGGTTACATTTGATAAAGAAACCGGGGTTCAGGAGGTCAAGTTTTATACGTCTTCGGAAACCCACGGTATTCAGCATTATGTAGTGGAAACAGACGTTCTTGATGGAGAATTTACGGCAAAAAACAATGTTTCCCATGCTTATATAGATATTATAGAAGGACGGGAAAAGATACTTATACTCGCCGCAGCACCACACCCTGATATTAAAGCCATTCGAAGTGCTTTAGAAACTAAAGCAAACTATCAGGTAGAAGTCCATATTCCAGGGTTGAAAAAGTTTAAAGACGAAAAATACGACCTGGTCATTTACCACCAGCTACCAGACAAACGCAATACTGCTGCTGACCTGATTAATAAGCTGCAAGGAAAAACCTCATCACTTTTTATAATCGGCAGCCAAACAAACCTGCAAAAGTTCAATCAATTGAACAAGGTACTGACCGTCCACTCAAATTCATGGCAAAGAGACCAAGTCTTAGCAGTTTTCAATAAAGCATTCGACAGATTTTCTTTCAACAATAATGAACCGGAGGTATTTGCAAAATATCCTCCATTGGCTGTCCCATACGCAAACTATTCAACAAAAAATAACCCTGATGTACTTTTCCACCAAAAGATTGGGAACCTAAAAACCCAAAAGCCATTGATTTTGGTTGATAAAGGCGAAGGAGACCACAAGTTTGGCGTAATAGCCGGCGAAGGAATTTGGCAGTGGAGAATGACAGAGTTTACAGAAACTGGCAATTTTAAGGCCTTTGACCATATGCTTGCTTCCCTGACAAAGTATTTGTCTTCTAAGGAAGACAAGCGGAGATTTAGGTTTTACCCTTTATCAGACCAATTTTTGACTACAGACCGTATCTTATTTGAAACAGAGATCTATAACTCTATTTATGAAAAAGTATACGGAAAGAAGATCGACATCAGCATTACCAATGAAGAAGAAATAACCAACACGTACTCTTTTGTTAACAGTGAAGCCAACTCGGTATTTGAAGTAAAAGGTCTAGGAGAGGGCATTTATAAATATACAGCCACATTAAATGACGGCGACAAAAAAGAAAAAGTACACGGAGAGTTTCTTATAGAAAAAGTTTCTCTAGAAGCACTGGACATGACTGCTAACCACGCCATGTTAAGAAACTTAGCCTCTCAAACCAGTGGTACCTTTGCTTTGCCTTCAGACCTATCTTCTGTAAAAGAAACACTTTTAGGAAAGCAAACAAAAAGTATTATCCACAGCACAGAAGAACTTTCTGAAATTATTAATCAGTGGTGGCTATTGTTGGTTCTACTATTAATTATTTCTGTAGAATGGGGTACTAGAAAGTTTAAAGGAGGATATTAA
- the fabG gene encoding 3-oxoacyl-[acyl-carrier-protein] reductase, translating to MSLLKGKNVLVTGASKGIGRAMALKFAQEGANVAFTYLSSVEKGEALEKELQASGIKAKGFRSDASDYAAAEKLIGDVVSEFGSLDVLVNNAGVTKDGLLMRMSEEQWDAVININLKSVFNLTKCATRQLMKQKYGSIINITSVVGVAGNAGQANYAASKAGIIGFTKSVAQELGSRNIRCNAIAPGFIETEMTAELDPKVVKGWTDAIPLKRGGAPEDVANCAVFLASDMSAYVTGQVLLVDGGMHT from the coding sequence ATGAGTTTATTAAAAGGAAAAAATGTATTGGTAACTGGTGCCTCAAAAGGGATTGGCCGGGCTATGGCACTTAAGTTTGCACAGGAAGGCGCAAATGTTGCCTTCACATATTTATCAAGTGTTGAAAAAGGCGAGGCATTGGAAAAAGAGCTTCAAGCTTCAGGTATAAAAGCCAAAGGTTTCCGTTCTGACGCTTCTGATTATGCAGCAGCGGAAAAACTTATAGGAGATGTAGTCTCTGAGTTTGGGTCTTTGGATGTGCTGGTAAACAATGCGGGCGTGACCAAGGATGGACTGCTTATGCGTATGTCTGAAGAACAATGGGACGCAGTAATAAACATCAACCTTAAGTCGGTTTTCAACCTGACAAAATGTGCGACCCGTCAATTGATGAAGCAAAAATATGGTTCCATTATAAACATTACTTCGGTAGTTGGAGTAGCTGGTAATGCGGGTCAAGCAAATTATGCTGCTTCTAAGGCTGGAATCATCGGTTTCACAAAATCTGTTGCCCAAGAATTAGGCTCCAGAAACATCAGATGCAATGCCATTGCTCCTGGATTTATTGAAACAGAGATGACCGCAGAGCTTGATCCTAAAGTTGTCAAAGGATGGACAGATGCCATTCCGTTAAAAAGAGGAGGCGCACCGGAAGATGTTGCCAATTGTGCTGTATTCTTGGCCTCTGATATGTCTGCCTATGTTACTGGACAGGTGCTATTAGTAGATGGTGGAATGCATACTTAA
- the carA gene encoding glutamine-hydrolyzing carbamoyl-phosphate synthase small subunit produces the protein MDNRTGILLLEDGTVFYGTSHGTPKTSAGEICFNTGMTGYQEIFTDPSYFGQIVVASTSHIGNYGIHSDESESKSVKINGFVCKNFSPIHSRVRESETLQSYFERENIPAISNVDTRKLVRHIREKGAMNAIISNDGTSLEALKEQLSKVPPMKGRELASKVSTKEKYELGAADSPYRVAVIDLGVKENTLRSSVKRNALVGVFPYNVSFEELMEWKPDGVIVSNGPGDPEPLKAVIEVVGKIIDANIPVLGICLGHQIIALSQGLSTFKMFNGHRGINHPLKNLLTGKCEVSSQNHGFAVSRESCEDNENIQITHIHLNDNTVAGIQIKGKPVISVQHHPEACPGPNDSAYLFDDFFKLIQEHKGK, from the coding sequence ATGGATAACAGAACAGGTATTTTACTGCTCGAGGATGGCACCGTTTTTTACGGGACATCTCATGGGACACCTAAAACCAGTGCTGGGGAGATCTGTTTTAACACTGGTATGACAGGGTACCAGGAGATATTTACCGATCCCTCTTATTTTGGACAGATTGTAGTGGCCAGTACTTCTCATATAGGGAACTATGGTATTCATTCAGACGAATCAGAGTCTAAGTCTGTAAAAATTAATGGCTTTGTTTGTAAAAACTTCAGCCCGATCCATTCACGTGTCAGGGAGTCGGAGACACTTCAATCTTATTTTGAGAGAGAAAATATTCCTGCGATATCAAATGTAGACACCAGGAAATTGGTTCGCCATATCAGGGAAAAGGGTGCTATGAATGCTATCATTTCTAATGATGGGACATCCCTTGAAGCACTTAAAGAGCAATTGAGCAAAGTTCCGCCTATGAAAGGTAGGGAATTGGCTTCAAAAGTTTCTACTAAAGAGAAGTATGAACTTGGCGCTGCTGATAGCCCTTATAGAGTGGCTGTTATTGATCTTGGAGTAAAAGAAAATACTTTGCGTAGTAGTGTAAAGAGAAATGCACTTGTCGGGGTATTCCCTTACAATGTTAGCTTTGAAGAGCTGATGGAATGGAAGCCTGATGGCGTAATTGTATCAAATGGTCCTGGCGACCCTGAACCTTTAAAAGCGGTTATCGAGGTAGTAGGAAAAATCATTGATGCCAATATACCGGTACTGGGTATTTGTCTAGGGCACCAAATTATTGCTTTGTCACAAGGACTTTCTACCTTCAAAATGTTCAATGGCCACAGAGGAATCAATCACCCGTTGAAGAACTTACTTACTGGTAAGTGTGAAGTATCCAGCCAGAACCATGGTTTTGCGGTTAGCAGAGAGTCTTGTGAAGATAATGAAAATATTCAGATTACCCATATTCATTTGAATGACAATACTGTAGCTGGTATTCAAATAAAGGGGAAACCTGTTATTTCAGTGCAGCACCACCCAGAGGCATGTCCTGGACCTAACGATTCTGCATATTTGTTTGACGACTTCTTTAAGTTGATTCAAGAGCATAAGGGTAAATAA